A genomic region of Dermacentor andersoni chromosome 9, qqDerAnde1_hic_scaffold, whole genome shotgun sequence contains the following coding sequences:
- the LOC126527190 gene encoding replication termination factor 2 — MGCDGGTIPRRDELVRTKQKPEQKDKDAEAVAKWKHCAITQEELRLPIVSCELGRLYNKEAVIEHLLNKDASCEAAIHIRSMKDVVELKPTENPGYKRRDADKGDEYVDLRASRFICPVVGLEMNGKYKFCYLRQCGCVLSERALKEVKSEVCHKCGKPFEEDDIVILNGSDDDIAVLSARMELRRAKAKAEKKSKKRATDTVEDGKKKAKIETGSSEKNSTVVNGGASTSGTSKSEVGAATKMILPEKARHGYSIAKDPNTSEAFKSLFTSHPKALNQPKPHWVTHNPLFY; from the exons ATGGGATGCGACGGTGGCACAATCCCACGTCGCGACGAGCTCGTCAGAACCAAGCAGAAGCCCGAACAG AAAGACAAAGATGCCGAGGCCGTGGCCAAGTGGAAACACTGCGCAATCACGCAGGAAGAACTCAGACTGCCCATCGTATCCTGTGAACTTGGCAG ATTGTACAACAAGGAAGCTGTCATCGAACACCTTCTCAACAAGGACGCGTCTTGCGAGGCCGCCATACACATTCGTTCAATGAAG GACGTGGTGGAGCTGAAGCCCACCGAGAACCCTGGCTACAAGCGGCGTGACGCTGACAAGGGTGATGAGTATGTAGATCTGAGAGCATCCAGGTTCATCTGCCCAGTGGTTGGCCTTGAAATGAATGGAAAGTACAA ATTTTGCTACCTTCGACAGTGTGGCTGTGTGCTGTCAGAACGTGCCCTCAAGGAAGTGAAATCTGAAGTGTGCCATAAG TGTGGAAAGCCTTTCGAGGAAGATGACATTGTTATTCTCAACGGGTCAGACGATGACATTGCTGTATTGTCAGCACGGATGGAGCTGCGTCGTGCAAAGGCAAAAGCTGAGAAG AAGTCTAAGAAGCGGGCAACAGACACTGTGGAAGACGGGAAGAAAAAGGCTAAAATAGAGACTGGAAGTAGCGAAAAGAATTCTACAGTTGTGAACG GTGGTGCATCTACTAGCGGCACTTCGAAATCTGAAGTTGGCGCCGCAACAAAAATGATTCTTCCAGAAAAGGCACGCCATGGGTACAGCATCGCCAAGGACCCAAACACAAGCGAGGCTTTCAAGTCTTTGTTCACCTCCCATCCTAAGGCTCTCAATCAACCAAAGCCGCACTGGGTTACACACAATCCCTTGTTCTACTGA